ACACAGCCATCTGTTCTCGACTCTGTTCCGCCTGCAAGAACACCGTTTTTCTGACGAACAATAATCTGGCCTCTTCCGAACGAACCAGAATCAAGAGCCCATTGCACTTCGTGGCCTTTTCTTGCTAATGCGTGAGCAATATGCTCAGGGAAGGACGGCTCAATATGAACGACCTTTTTCTCCACCCACTGCCAGCGTGGAGCATCCAATGCAGATTGCGGATTTAGAGAGAAGTCAATCAAGTTCATCGCTACTTGCAGATGACCTTGAGGCTGCATGAAGCCACCCATTACACCAAATGGGCCGACCGCTTCATTATCCTTTGTGATAAATCCAGGAATAATTGTATGATATGTTTTTTTGCCAGGAACGAGCGCATTATCATGCTCAGGATCAAGACTGAAGCCATGGCCTCTGTTCTGCAGGGCTATGCCTGTTTCGGGCACAACTACACCAGACCCAAATCCCATATAGTTGCTTTGAATAAAGGAAACCATATTGCCTTCTTCATCTGCTGCTGCTAAATAGACTGTTCCTCCTTTTGGCGGATTACCTGGCATTGGCTCAATGGCCGTTTCACCAATAAGGCTGCGTCTAGCCTTGGCATATTCATCAGACAGAAGCTCTGCAGTTTTAACACTCATTTTATCTTCCTCAGTGATATATTTAAGACCATCTGTGAAAGCAAGCTTCATTGCTTCAATTTGAAGATGATATGTTTCAACTGCATCCTTTGCAGAGAACTGATCCTCCTTCAGCGTGTTAAGCGCCATCAAGGCAATCAGTCCTTGGCCGTTAGGTGGTATTTCCCAAACATCATAACCTTTATAGTGGACAGAAATCGGGTCGACCCATTCAGGAGCATAAGCTGCCAAGTCTTCCTTCCTAATATAGCCGCCGTATTTTTTAGAAAATGCATCAATTTTATCAGCAATTTCCCCTTTGTAGAAAGCCTCGCCATTCGTCTCGGCGATAGCGCGCAGTGTTTTGCCGTGATACTCAGACTTCCATATATCGCCGATTTTTGGGGGTGTGCCATTTGGGGCAAAGGTTTCAAACCAATTTTGAAAAACATCATCTGTACAGGCTTTAGAAAATGCTTGATGTGCTTTCTCCCAAAAGTGGCCTAATGTCGCCGATACAGGATAGCCTTCTTCTGCATAAGCAATCGCCGGTTTTAGCACCTCTGTTAATGGCAGCTTACCGAACTTCTTAGATAATTCAACCCAAGCTGCAGGTGCGCCAGGCACCGTTACTGGAGTTAAGCCATACTTAGGCATCTTTTCATGACCTGCCTCTTTCACAGCATCAATCGAGATTGCACTTGGAGCAGGGCCGCTGGCATTTAAGCCATGAAGCTTATTATTAATCCAAACAATTGCAAAGGCGTCCCCGCCAATGCCGTTTGAAGTAGGTTCAACGACAGTTAAGGCTGCTGCAGTAGCTATTGCCGCATCTACTGCATTCCCGCCTTTTTTTAGAATATCAATTCCTGCTTGTGCAGCAAGGGGCTGGGATGTTGCAACCATTCCTTTCTTCGCATAAATGGTGTTTCTTTTTGATGGATATGGATTGTAAAGCGGATCGTGATTTAGCATAGTGCCTCCTGTTATGTATGTATTGGGCAGGGTTACCCTTTTATAATGAAAATTTACAATTTTCTATTATTTTAACATAAGAAATCATTTAGCTATACAGCAAATTAAAAAAAGCAGCAATTCTTGATGAATTGCTGCCTCATTTTAACAGAAAACCGCCTGCGGCAAGGATAGCTATCAAAACTAGCAAAAATCCGTATTTGCCAAATAATAGCGAGACCTTGCTTGAGCGTTTCCTCTTTACTTCCTTTAGAAGCTTCTTAAAAGACTGTGATCTTATTGCCTTTAACTTACGCTGATAGTCTTTATCCTTCCAGATTGAATTACGGTCTCCGGCTAGATA
This DNA window, taken from Niallia sp. Man26, encodes the following:
- a CDS encoding gamma-glutamyltransferase family protein, whose protein sequence is MLNHDPLYNPYPSKRNTIYAKKGMVATSQPLAAQAGIDILKKGGNAVDAAIATAAALTVVEPTSNGIGGDAFAIVWINNKLHGLNASGPAPSAISIDAVKEAGHEKMPKYGLTPVTVPGAPAAWVELSKKFGKLPLTEVLKPAIAYAEEGYPVSATLGHFWEKAHQAFSKACTDDVFQNWFETFAPNGTPPKIGDIWKSEYHGKTLRAIAETNGEAFYKGEIADKIDAFSKKYGGYIRKEDLAAYAPEWVDPISVHYKGYDVWEIPPNGQGLIALMALNTLKEDQFSAKDAVETYHLQIEAMKLAFTDGLKYITEEDKMSVKTAELLSDEYAKARRSLIGETAIEPMPGNPPKGGTVYLAAADEEGNMVSFIQSNYMGFGSGVVVPETGIALQNRGHGFSLDPEHDNALVPGKKTYHTIIPGFITKDNEAVGPFGVMGGFMQPQGHLQVAMNLIDFSLNPQSALDAPRWQWVEKKVVHIEPSFPEHIAHALARKGHEVQWALDSGSFGRGQIIVRQKNGVLAGGTESRTDGCVASW